In Oryza sativa Japonica Group chromosome 2, ASM3414082v1, the following are encoded in one genomic region:
- the LOC9266473 gene encoding RING-H2 finger protein ATL80 produces the protein MRVLVHSAESPATPAAAISIDSDMVVILASLLCALICVAGLALVARCACRRRGAATTTTTTTTTPAATSPAPKGLKKKAIDALPTVSFALKQQQQQAECAICLAEFAGGEELRLLPHCGHAFHVSCIDTWLGTHATCPSCRATVGTSTLFLPLPGRCRRCGEVDLPTLHDFSTATATAHHNTPP, from the coding sequence ATGCGAGTTCTCGTCCACTCCGCCGAGTCCCCGGCaacaccggcggcggccatctccATCGACTCGGACATGGTGGTCATCCTGGCCTCCCTCCTCTGCGCCCTCATCTGCGTCGCCGGCCTGGCCCTCGTGGCCCGCtgtgcctgccgccgccgaggcgccgctaccaccaccaccaccactactactACACCGGCTGCTACATCCCCTGCACCCAAAGGCCTGAAGAAGAAAGCCATCGACGCGCTCCCCACCGTGTCCTTCGCactcaagcagcagcagcagcaggcggagTGCGCCATCTGCCTGGCTGAGTTCGCCGGGGGGGAGGAGCTACGCTTGCTGCCGCACTGCGGCCACGCCTTCCACGTCTCCTGCATCGATACGTGGCTGGGGACCCACGCCACCTGCCCCTCCTGCCGCGCCACCGTCGGGACTAGTACATtattcctccctctccccggCCGCTGCCGGAGGTGCGGGGAGGTCGACCTGCCCACGCTGCACGAtttctccaccgccaccgccaccgcccaccacAACACACCTCCCTAG
- the LOC4331258 gene encoding outer envelope pore protein 21, chloroplastic gives METSLRLRGGGSRPQSKSQEGLRIHAKEKLPIASNALLQAHGEIHAATGAPTYLALLFRNFYPRLSANLGLGLAIHFRNNQPLPLAWDNFSYTLRASKAIIPFPSNALLGINLKGRLLADKYFNPTARTAAVELAWTILDLKRGQDVRLKLGYQLLHKMPYFQLRENNWTFNAYMDGKWDVRFDL, from the exons ATGGAGACTTCTCTgcggctgcgcggcggcgggtcACGTCCGCAGTCAAAGTCACAGGAGGGCCTCCGCATCCACGCCAAGGAGAAGCTCCCCATCGCCTCCAACGCGCTCCTCCAG GCTCACGGCGAGAtccacgccgccaccggcgccccGACCTATCTCGCCCTCCTCTTCAGGAACTTCTATCCCCGTCTCTCCGCCAATCTAGGCCTAGGCCTCGCCATCCACTTCCGCAACAACCAACCACTACCACTAGCATGGGACAACTTCTCCTACACCCTCCGTGCCAGCAAGGCTATCATCCCCTTCCCCTCCAACGCCTTGCTCGGGATCAACCTCAAGGGACGCCTCCTCGCCGACAAATACTTCAACCCG ACCGCCCGGACTGCTGCCGTCGAGTTAGCATGGACCATACTTGATCTCAAAAGGGGTCAAGATGTCAGGCTCAAACTTGGATATCAACTCTTGCACAAg ATGCCTTATTTCCAACTCAGGGAAAACAATTGGACTTTTAATGCTTATATGGATGGAAAATGGGATGTTAGGTTTGATCTGTGA
- the LOC4331259 gene encoding callose synthase 3 — translation MASSSSGRRVGGPRGGGESSPSPAAGAGAAASGGRRILRTQTAGNLGESIFDSEVVPSSLVEIAPILRVANEVEGSNPRVAYLCRFYAFEKAHRLDPTSSGRGVRQFKTALLQRLERENDPTLKGRVKQSDAREMQSFYQHYYKKYIQALQNAADKADRAQLTKAYQTAAVLFEVLKAVNVSQKIEVDQAILETHNQVEEKKKLYLPYNILPLDPDSANQAIMRYPEIQAAFHALRNTRGLPWPKDHEKKPDADLLGWLQAMFGFQKDNVSNQREHLILLLANVHIRQIPKPDQQPKLDDRALDTVMKKLFKNYKRWCKYLGRKSSLWLPTIQQEVQQRKLLYMGLYLLIWGEAANLRFMPECLCYIYHHMAFELYGMLAGNVSPTTGENVKPAYGGDEEAFLKKVVTPIYKVIEKEAERSESSERSERSKTTKSKHSHWRNYDDLNEYFWSRDCFRLGWPMRADADFFKTPDYAYHDEVSGENRRVGSGQWMGKVNFVEIRSFWHIFRSFDRMWSFLILSLQAMIIIAWNGGTPSDIFDAGVFKQVLSIFITAAILKLGQAILDIILSWKARRSMSLAGKLRYILKLISAAAWVVILPVTYAYTWENPTGLARTIKSWLGDGQNQPSLYILAVVIYLAPNMLSAVLFLFPVLRRALERSNLKVVTFMMWWSQPRLFVGRGMHEGAFSLFKYTMFWVLLLATKLIVSYYVEIKPLVRPTKDIMKEPIRTFQWHEFFPHGNNNIGIVIALWAPIILVYFMDTQIWYAIFSTLIGGIYGACRRLGEIRTLGMLRSRFESLPKAFNQRLIPSDSNKRRGIRAAFSSKPTKTPEDSKEEEKIAARFAQIWNLIITSFREEDLIDNREKDLLLVPYCKDRDMDIIQWPPFLLASKIPIALDMAADSEGKDRDLKKRVKSDPYFTYAIKECYASFKNIIYTLVVGAKERDVIQKIFTVVDDHIAQDTLIKELNMSNLPTLSKKFIELLELLQKNNKEDQGQVIILFQDMLEVVTRDIMDEQLSGLLESVHGGNNRRYEGITPLDQQDQLFTKAIDFPVKESHAWTEKIKRLHLLLTVKESAMDVPTNLDARRRISFFANSLFMDMPSAPKVRHMLPFSVLTPYYKEDVLFSSQALEDQNEDGVSILFYLQKIYPDEWKHFLQRVDCNTEEELRETEQLEDELRLWASYRGQTLTRTVRGMMYYRQALVLQAFLDMARDEDLREGFRAADLLNDESPLLTQCKAIADMKFTYVVSCQQYGIQKRSGDHRAQDILRLMTTYPSLRVAYIDEVEEPSKDRNKKIEKVYYSALVKAAVTKPDDPGQKLDQDIYRIKLPGNAMLGEGKPENQNHAIIFTRGEGLQTIDMNQEHYMEETLKMRNLLQEFLKKHDGVRYPSILGVREHIFTGSVSSLAWFMSNQETSFVTIGQRVLANPLRVRFHYGHPDIFDRLFHLTRGGVSKASKIINLSEDIFAGFNSTLREGNVTHHEYMQVGKGRDVGLNQISLFEAKIANGNGEQTLSRDVYRLGHRFDFFRMLSCYYTTIGFYFSTMMTVWTVYVFLYGRLYLVLSGLDEALATGKRFIHNEPLQVALASQSFVQLGFLMALPMMMEIGLERGFRTALSDFVLMQLQLASVFFTFSLGTKTHYYGTTLLHGGAEYRATGRGFVVFHAKFAENYRLYSRSHFVKGIELLILLIVYEIFGQSYRGAIAYIFITFSMWFMVVTWLFAPFLFNPSGFEWQKIVDDWTDWNKWISNRGGIGVPPEKSWESWWEKEQEPIKYSGKRGIVLEIVLALRFFIYQYGLVYHLNITKHTKSVLVYCLSWVVIFVILLVMKTVSVGRRKFSADFQLVFRLIKGLIFITFISIIIILIAIPHMTVQDIFVCILAFMPTGWGLLLVAQAIKPVIVRIGLWGSIKALARGYEIIMGLLLFTPIAFLAWFPFVSEFQTRMLFNQAFSRGLQISRILGGHKKDRATRNKE, via the exons atggcgtcgtcgtcgtcggggcgTCGGGTTGGGGGGCCTAGGGGCGGCGGGGAGAGTAGTCCTAgtccggcggcgggggcgggggcggcggcgtcggggggtCGACGGATCCTACGGACGCAGACGGCGGGGAACCTGGGGGAGTCGATATTCGACAGCGAGGTGGTGCCGTCGTCGCTGGTGGAGATAGCGCCGATCCTGCGTGTGGCGAACGAGGTGGAGGGGAGCAACCCGCGGGTGGCGTACCTGTGCAGGTTCTACGCGTTCGAGAAGGCGCACCGGCTGGACCCGACGTCCAGCGGCCGTGGCGTCCGGCAGTTCAAGACCGCGCTCCTGCAGAGGCTGGAGAGGGAGAACGACCCCACGCTCAAGGGGAGGGTCAAGCAGAGCGACGCCCGCGAGATGCAGAGCTTCTACCAGCACTACTACAAGAAGTACATCCAGGCTCTTCAGAACGCTGCCGACAAAGCCGACCG TGCTCAACTCACTAAAGCTTACCAAACTGCTGCCGTCCTGTTTGAGGTCCTCAAAGCCGTCAATGTCTCCCAGAAAATTGAAGTTGATCAAGCG ATTTTGGAGACACACAACCAAgtcgaggaaaagaaaaaactttATCTCCCTTACAACATCCTCCCGCTTGACCCTGACAGCGCTAATCAGGCTATCATGCGATATCCTGAG ATTCAAGCTGCTTTTCACGCTCTTCGTAATACAAGAGGACTACCGTGGCCCAAGGATCATGAAAAAAAGCCTGATGCTGATCTTCTTGGTTGGCTTCAGGCGATGTTTGGATTTCAG AAAGATAACGTGTCCAACCAAAGGGAACACCTCATACTCTTACTTGCCAACGTCCATATAAGGCAGATTCCCAAGCCCGACCAACAACCCAAG TTGGATGACCGAGCACTGGACACAGTCATGAAGAAGCTATTTAAGAACTACAAGAGATGGTGCAAGTACCTTGGCCGCAAAAGCAGCTTATG GTTGCCAACTATTCAACAAGAAGTGCAGCAGCGTAAGCTCCTCTATATGGGTCTTTATCTTCTCATCTGGGGTGAGGCGGCTAACCTGAGATTTATGCCGGAATGTCTATGCTACATCTATCATCAC ATGGCTTTTGAACTATACGGTATGTTGGCTGGAAATGTGAGTCCAACGACAGGTGAAAATGTTAAACCGGCTTACGGTGGTGATGAAGAAGCCTTTTTGAAGAAAGTTGTGACTCCAATATACAAAGTCATCGAGAAG GAAGCTGAAAGGAGTGAAAGTAGTGAAAGGAGCGAAAGGAGCAAGACAACAAAATCTAAGCACTCACATTGGAGAAATTATGATGATCTAAATGAGTACTTTTG GTCAAGAGATTGTTTCAGATTAGGATGGCCTATGAGAGCTGATGCAGATTTTTTTAAGACCCCAGATTATGCTTATCATGATGAAGTGAGCGGA GAGAACAGAAGAGTTGGTAGTGGCCAGTGGATGGGAAAAGTAAATTTTGTTGAGATAAGGTCATTTTGGCACATCTTCCGCAGCTTTGACAGGATGTGGAGCTTCTTAATTTTATCTTTACAG GCCATGATTATAATTGCTTGGAATGGTGGTACACCAAGTGATATCTTTGATGCAGGAGTATTTAAACAGGTTTTGAGCATATTCATAACTGCTGCAATACTGAAATTGGGTCAAG CAATTCTGGACATCATCCTGAGCTGGAAAGCAAGAAGAAGCATGTCTCTTGCTGGCAAGCTGCGCTACATCTTGAAGTTGATATCAGCTGCTGCATGGGTTGTGATTTTACCAGTAACTTATGCATACACCTGGGAGAATCCTACAGGTCTTGCAAGAACAATTAAAAGTTGGCTCGGTGATGGTCAGAATCAACCATCATTATACATCTTGGCTGTTGTGATATATTTAGCACCAAACATGCTGTCGGCTGTGTTATTTCTTTTCCCAGTCCTTAGAAGAGCTCTTGAGCGATCAAATCTTAAAGTTGTAACATTCATGATGTGGTGGTCGCAG CCTCGCTTGTTTGTTGGTAGAGGAATGCATGAAGGAGCATTCTCCCTTTTCAA GTACACAATGTTCTGGGTCCTTCTCTTAGCAACAAAATTGATAGTAAGCTACTACGTGGAG ATCAAGCCACTTGTGCGACCAACAAAAGATATAATGAAGGAGCCAATACGGACGTTTCAATGGCATGAGTTTTTCCCACACG GAAATAACAATATTGGTATTGTAATTGCACTTTGGGCTCCTATCATTCTT GTATATTTCATGGATACCCAGATTTGGTATGCAATTTTCTCAACATTAATTGGTGGTATATATGGGGCATGTCGCCGTCTTGGTGAG ATACGCACTTTAGGAATGTTAAGATCTCGCTTCGAGTCTTTGCCTAAGGCTTTCAATCAACGCTTGATTCCATCTGATTCAAATAAGAGGAGAGGAATTCGGGCTGCTTTCTCCAGTAAACCTACTAAG ACACCAGAGGATAgcaaagaagaggaaaaaatagCAGCAAGATTTGCTCAGATTTGGAATCTAATTATCACAAGCTTTCGTGAGGAAGATCTGATAGACAACAG AGAGAAGGATCTGTTACTTGTGCCATACTGCAAAGATCGTGACATGGATATAATCCAGTGGCCACCATTCTTGCTTGCTAGCAAG ATCCCGATAGCGTTGGATATGGCTGCAGACAGTGAAGGAAAAGATCGTGATCTTAAGAAGAGGGTGAAATCAGACCCATATTTTACTTATGCTATCAAGGAATGCTATGCTTCATTCAAGAACATCATATATACTTTGGTGGTTGGTGCAAAAGAGAGAGA CGTCATACAGAAGATTTTTACAGTGGTTGACGACCATATAGCACAAGATACTTTAATAAAGGAGCTCAACATGAGTAACCTTCCTACCCTGAGCAAGAAGTTTATTGAGCTGCTTGAATTGCTG CAAAAGAATAACAAGGAGGACCAGGGTCAGGTCATCATTTTGTTCCAGGATATGCTTGAAGTGGTTACAAGGGATATAATGGACGAGCAACTCAGTGG ACTACTTGAATCAGTACATGGTGGAAATAATAGAAGATATGAAGGGATTACACCACTTGATCAGCAAGACCAGTTATTCACTAAAGCTATTGATTTTCCTGTAAAGGAATCACATGCATGGACTGAAAAG ATAAAAAGACTTCACCTTCTGCTCACAGTGAAGGAATCTGCTATGGATGTTCCTACAAACCTGGATGCTAGAAGGCGGATATCATTCTTTGCTAATTCTCTTTTCATGGACATGCCAAGTGCTCCAAAAGTCCGGCACATGTTGCCCTTCTC TGTCTTGACTCCTTACTACAAAGAAGATGTCCTTTTCTCTTCCCAAGCATTAGAAGACCAGAATGAAGATGGGGTTTCTATTCTTTTTTACTTGCAAAAAATCTATCCAG ATGAATGGAAACATTTCCTTCAAAGGGTGGATTGCAATACTGAAGAGGAACTCCGTGAGACAGAGCAGTTGGAAGATGAGCTTCGCCTTTGGGCATCATACAGGGGCCAAACTTTGACGAGAACTG TCAGAGGGATGATGTACTACAGACAAGCTTTGGTGCTTCAGGCTTTTCTTGATATGGCTAGAGATGAAG ATCTTAGGGAAGGCTTCAGAGCAGCTGACCTCTTAAATGATGAATCACCATTACTGACTCAATGCAAAGCTATAGCTGACATGAAGTTTACATACGTTGTATCATGCCAACAATACGGTATCCAGAAACGTTCTGGTGATCACCGTGCACAAGATATTCTTAGACTGATGACAAC TTATCCATCACTTCGGGTTGCCTATATTGATGAAGTTGAAGAGCCAAGCAAAGACAGGAACAAGAAGATAGAAAAGGTTTACTACTCAGCGTTGGTGAAGGCAGCTGTAACCAAGCCTGACGATCCTGGTCAGAAACTTGATCAG GACATATACAGAATAAAGCTACCAGGTAATGCAATGCTAGGTGAAGGAAAGCCAGAAAATCAGAACCATGCGATAATATTTACTCGAGGTGAAGGCCTTCAAACTATAGACATGAATCAG GAACATTACATGGAGGAGACTTTGAAAATGAGAAATCTGCTGCAAGAGTTTCTGAAGAAACATGATGGTGTGAGGTATCCATCAATACTTGGTGTGAGAGAGCACATATTCACTGGCAG TGTTTCTTCTCTTGCGTGGTTCATGTCAAATCAAGAGACAAGTTTTGTCACTATTGGACAACGGGTACTTGCCAATCCTTTGAG AGTTCGATTTCATTATGGACATCCTGATATTTTTGATCGACTTTTCCACCTCACGAGGGGTGGTGTAAGCAAAGCATCCAAGATTATCAATCTTAGTGAGGACATATTTGCTG GATTCAACTCAACACTGCGTGAAGGAAATGTTACGCATCATGAATACATGCAAGTTGGCAAGGGGAGAGATGTGGGTCTCAATCAAATCTCACTATTTGAGGCAAAAATAGCTAATGGTAATGGAGAGCAGACACTGAGCCGTGACGTCTACCGACTTGGACATCGTTTTGATTTCTTCAGAATGTTGTCCTGCTACTACACCACTATTGGTTTTTACTTCAGCACTATG atGACAGTGTGGACAGTGTATGTATTCCTCTATGGACGTCTCTATCTTGTCCTCAGTGGTCTTGATGAAGCCTTGGCTACTGGAAAAAGGTTTATACACAATGAACCTCTCCAGGTTGCTCTTGCTTCACAGTCTTTTGTGCAGCTTGGGTTTTTGATGGCGTTGCCTATGATGATGGAAATTGGTCTGGAGAGAGGATTTAGAACCGCATTGAGCGACTTTGTACTGATGCAGCTGCAGTTAGCATCTGTTTTCTTTACATTCTCTCTCGGGACCAAAACTCACTACTATGGAACAACGCTGCTCCATGGAGGAGCCGAGTATAGAGCTACTGGGCGTGGATTTGTGGTGTTCCATGCCAAATTTGCGGAGAACTATCGACTATACTCACGCAGCCATTTTGTCAAGGGTATTGAGTTGCTGATTTTGCTAATTGTGTATGAAATCTTTGGGCAATCATATCGAGGAGCTATCGCGTACATCTTCATTACATTTTCGATGTGGTTTATGGTTGTAACCTGGCTCTTTGCACCATTCCTATTTAATCCTTCTGGGTTCGAGTGGCAGAAGATTGTGGATGATTGGACTGATTGGAATAAGTGGATCAGCAACCGTGGTGGTATTGGTGTACCACCGGAGAAAAGTTGGGAGTCATGGTGGGAGAAAGAGCAGGAGCCTATAAAATATTCTGGGAAGCGTGGAATTGTTCTCGAAATAGTGCTTGCATTGCGCTTCTTTATCTACCAATATGGTCTTGTTTATCACTTGAACATAACCAAACACACAAAGAGTGTCCTG GTCTATTGCCTGTCATGGGTTGTCATCTTTGTAATTCTGCTTGTGATGAAG ACCGTGTCAGTTGGGAGGCGGAAATTCAGCGCGGACTTCCAACTTGTGTTCCGGTTGATTAAGGGGTTGATATTTATAACATTTATCTCCATCATTATAATCTTGATAGCAATCCCTCATATGACAGTCCAGGACATCTTTGTTTGCATTCTTGCCTTCATGCCAACTGGCTGGGGTCTGCTGTTG GTTGCGCAAGCTATCAAGCCAGTAATTGTGCGCATCGGGTTGTGGGGATCGATCAAGGCGCTTGCGAGGGGATATGAGATCATCATGGGGCTCCTGCTCTTCACCCCGATCGCGTTCCTCGCTTGGTTCCCGTTTGTATCCGAGTTCCAGACCAGAATGCTCTTCAACCAGGCCTTCAGCAGAGGTCTGCAGATCTCGCGAATCCTTGGCGGCCACAAGAAAGACCGAGCTACACGGAACAAGGAGTAG
- the LOC4331261 gene encoding uncharacterized protein, which yields MDPNQMMGRSFPMWAAADDPSAQPPPFLPPPNRGWKRKNPSTAAGGYQPPALGDLQVQNRAKARRWFKNQSGGGGGGGGPRKHFFPRPKAAAPRNTTSFIIRAKRAGGIASLVSPSPVTPAVLPTPRLSPSREGLSDMAQAQWGVDGYGSMKGLIRLRTSPHPANPSDDDDDANSSGSDVEEHVEVERRLDHDLSRFEMVYPARGDGVFFEEEDDYEYDQEAHVARLEEENLTLKERLFLMEQELGDMRRRLEALESRFAGTDGMPIENSDAVAVDHDKEMAHPILVQRDDLRTEIAADAAGSDKASAQDNAEEVADAAVSEKIVQDNADVVVAGSERTGEEIGVDASEMD from the coding sequence ATGGATCCTAATCAGATGATGGGCCGAAGCTTCCCCATgtgggccgccgccgacgaccctTCCGCCCAGCCACCGCCGTTCCTCCCTCCGCCCAACCGCGGCTGGAAGCGTAAGAACCCTAGCACCGCCGCCGGTGGCTACCAGCCCCCCGCCCTCGGCGACCTCCAGGTGCAGAACCGCGCCAAGGCTCGCCGCTGGTTCAAGAACCaaagcggaggcggaggcggaggcggtgggccCCGCAAGCACTTCTTCCCCCGGCCCAAGGCCGCCGCCCCACGCAACACCACCTCCTTCATCATCCGTGCCAAGCGCGCCGGTGGCATCGCCTCCCTCGTCTCCCCCTCCCCTGTTACCCCCGCCGTTCTCCCCACCCcacgcctctccccctcccgcgaGGGCCTCTCCGACATGGCTCAGGCGCAGTGGGGCGTCGATGGCTATGGCTCCATGAAGGGCCTCATCCGCCTCCGCACCTCCCCTCACCCCGCCAACCCCtccgatgacgacgatgatgccAACTCCAGCGGCAGTGACGTCGAGGAGCATGTCGAGGTGGAGCGCCGCCTCGACCACGATCTCAGCAGGTTTGAGATGGTCTACCCTGCCAGGGGTGACGGTGTCTtcttcgaggaggaggatgactaTGAGTATGACCAGGAAGCCCATGTGGCTCGCCTCGAGGAGGAGAACCTCACCTTGAAGGAGAGGCTCTTTTTGATGGAGCAGGAGCTTGGCGACATGAGGCGCCGCCTGGAGGCACTCGAGTCGCGTTTTGCAGGGACTGATGGTATGCCTATTGAGAATTCAGATGCAGTTGCAGTTGACCATGACAAGGAGATGGCTCATCCCATACTTGTTCAGAGGGATGATCTTAGGACTGAGATTGCTGCTGATGCAGCAGGGTCAGACAAGGCTAGTGCACAAGACAATGCAGAGGAGGTTGCTGATGCAGCAGTGTCAGAGAAGATCGTGCAAGACAATGCAGATGTTGTAGTTGCAGGGTCAGAGAggactggcgaagagatcggggtTGATGCTTCGGAGATGGATTGA
- the LOC4331262 gene encoding metal tolerance protein C2: MAMDEPPKGWNPNYGVVGSGDRRLAFSRQLSSSMPRLARSDSSISMPPPSLAPTGAITFRWLATRPMRRLALLIALNVAYSATELAIGLLTARVGLVSDAFHLTFGCGILTFSLFAMAASRTKPDHLYTYGYKRLEVLAAFTNALFLLFLSFSLAVEALHAFMQDESEHKHYLIVSAVTNLLVNLLGVWFFRSYARVNIVYRKAEDMNYHSVCLHVLADSVRSAGLILASWFLSLGVENAEVLCLGIVSVAVFMLVLPLFKATGNILLQIAPGNVPPSALTKCFRQITACEDVSEVCQGRFWELVPGHAVGSLDIRVKNGGDCQSVLDYVHGLYQDLGIQDLTIQTDE; the protein is encoded by the exons ATGGCGATGGATGAGCCGCCCAAGGGTTGGAATCCCAACTATGGCgtcgtcggcagcggcgaccggcgacTGGCCTTCTCCCGCCAGCTCTCCTCCTCCATGCCTCGCCTCGCCCGCTCCGACTCTTCCATCTCCATGCCCCCCCCGTCCCTCGCCCCCACCGGAGCCATCACCTTCCGCTGGCTCGCCACCCGCCCCAtgcgccgcctcgccctcctcATCGCTCTCAACGTCGCCTACTCCGCCACCGAGCTCGCCATCGGCCTCCTCACTGCCCGCGTAG GCCTAGTCTCCGATGCTTTCCATCTCACCTTTGGTTGTGGAATCCTCACTTTCTCCttgtttgccatggctgcctccAGAACCAAACCTGATCACCTCTACACCTACGG CTATAAAAGATTGGAGGTCCTTGCTGCCTTTACAAATGCC CTCTTCCTGCTCTTCCTGTCTTTCTCCTTGGCTGTTGAAGCACTACATGCATTTATGCAAGATGAGTCTGAGCATAA GCATTATCTCATTGTTTCTGCTGTCACAAACCTTTTGGTTAATTTACTTGGTGTTTGGTTCTTTCGGAGCTATGCTCGTGTTAACATAG TTTACAGGAAAGCAGAGGATATGAATTATCACTCTGTATGTTTGCATGTTCTTGCCGATTCAGTACGGAG TGCAGGCTTGATACTAGCTTCCTGGTTTCTTTCATTGGG GGTTGAAAATGCGGAAGTGTTGTGCCTGGGAATTGTTTCAGTGGCAgtgttcatgcttgttttgcCACTCTTTAAGGCTACTGGTAATATCCTTCTGCAAATTGCACCAGGCAATGTGCCACCTTCAGCTCTTACCAAGTGCTTCAGACAG ATAACTGCGTGCGAGGATGTTTCTGAAGTATGTCAAGGTCGATTTTGGGAGCTTGTACCTGGTCACGCTGTTGGATCTCTCGACATCCGG GTGAAGAATGGTGGTGATTGCCAGTCCGTGCTCGACTATGTGCATGGATTATATCAAGATTTGGGCATACAGGACCTGACCATCCAAACCGATGAATAA